GTTCATAGTAGGTTGTTTATGAGCTCATTGCTTAGCTGTGATACGAGTGATACAGGTCTGACCAGCTCATCATTTCTCCATGTCCATGCCATCTGTATACATCCAAAATTAGTTCTGAGGCTTGGTAGCTGATGCTAACAGCTCTATGCAGAATATCCTATCATATTTGAAACGTGCAGATTGTTTTTACTTCGAGTTTTAGAAAACCAGTCACAGTAGATATTTGTCACGCCTTGGCAGGTGCTAACACGTGTTATTTCAGGTCATGGACAATTACGGGAGTGGAAGGCCATCTGTTGTGAAAACTACCAGGCTGCTGCTACAAGAAGATGGCTGGAAAGGTTTATATAGAGGGTTTGGTCCGAGATTTCTTAACATGTCTCTCTGGGGTACATCAATGATTGTCACATACGAGCTAATAAGTAAGCTCATATCTTCAAAGTTATCATCCATGCCTTATTTAGTCTCCCTGGTGGACTAACACATCTTTCCTTTTACGCACATACAGAGAGGCTTTCTGTGAAGCCGGCACAGTGAGCTTTTGACTTCTGCTCCAACTGTTGATCGTCAAATTTTTGTGTTGGCCATCTAGTGAGTCCAATATGGTGGACAGGGATTGGCATGTAAAACGGTTGGAAGTTCCTGATGCAAGATCTCCCTTTTATAAACTCACATCTTCTATAGGAAGCTACACTCTGTAAATACTACCCTAGCTCTGCAAGTGACAAAGGTGCTCTTTTCAGGATGAATAGCCAGAGGCTTGGTCTGGGTACCGGCGCACCTTGTAGTTGGTTGTATGAGGTCCAGCGGTTGTATGAGGTCCAGCGAAAAATTTGGCAAATAATGTTGTATCTTCCCATCCAACAACGAGTTCTCACAAGATCAGAAGCTTGATTTGTTTTAGTTTTGTGTAGCTCAGTTCGTTGAGAAGGATGTGGCATAGCCAAATCAATGAAGACAAATTTAAATAACTTGCTGTTTTTTCTGTTAAACATTCATTGATTGCTGATGTATTTCTATATGTAGCATTGTTTGCCCTCCCGGTTCAGTTAGCAAAAAGCATTTCTGCACTCGTGCCTCAGAGCTGCAAGTTGTACAACCAATGTGATCGTACTGCCTCGTACTATAAGCTAAGGGTGCTCATTACATTCTTGCAATGTGCCAAGTGTCGGATAGGCAATCAAAATGACTGTTTGAATGAGTTCCGGTGAGATGGAAGAATAATCTGTTAGCAGTAGTAAGCTAAGGAGATCATATTCCTTTCCgaggcaaaagaaaaatcgcGTTCTGGTAGTTTGTTGTGGAGATATAAAGTTTCATTTCATCGCCATTATTGTTGATCCAAATATTTCGTGACATCATTATTGTAGTTGAAGATCATGTTAGTCCTATGCAAGCTTGACTATCGGGACTTAGGGCAACCACACATTTCTTTCTCTATTTTCTCTCAGGGAACTCGATCCTAGCCCTGCACTTGATTTTGGAGGAATGACAAGGATTATTCCTTCAGATGTTAACGTAAGTTCAGATTTTCTATCTATGAACCTCtgtgatgatttttttagtTCGCTGGTTTCTTGAAAATCCTTCATCCAAATACTTTGGGTAAAACAACTAAAGTATTTAGGTTACAACAGCCTATCTTAAGTTTCCCTCTTTGAGAACTTTTGTTCTTGTGTAAAAAAAGATCTGAATACATCGTGCCACTTTTACAATCCTATATGATTTTGCAGACTGATGCTCCTATCAGAGGggatgctttttttttctctaaagaATCTGTAGAACAAAGGGGGATGTTAGCATTACTGGAAACCAGCACTTTGTGATCACTCATTGACCTTTCGagatatatttttcatttaaGTATTACTGATAAATGGAAACAACCCACTTTATGTACTAAGTAGCGATTATTGCAACTTGAAGCAGGGGTACTTGACATGGAAACGGCAGAAGTGCAGTGGGACAATGATGTGTTTTCACCTGAAGATGTTAGCACCCCACGTGCGCATAATCAGTATCTAGTTACAGTGATCGAGCCGCGGATGCAGGTTCCGAGCACGCATCAACCGTAATACCATAGGTGTTAACAAAATGGATACTTGACATCTAGAACGCTTGGAGTGGCAGAAGTGGCAGTATCTGTCCTCTCGCCTCCCCATCCTTGGTCGCGCAGAGGCACTTCCCCCGAAGACCTAACGCCGTTCTCCAAATCCAGTCCGCGTCCCTATCATGGTAGGCGAAAGTTGCCGGAGCAGCGGAGGCGACTCCTCGAAGCAGTTGGCCAAGGTATGCGAAGGCCCGGAACGCACCGCTCGTGATCGGACGTCGCTGCTTGACCTAATCCACGGGTTTTACAAAGCGGCGCCCGTCCGGTTGCCGTTACAGGAGATGCCGGAGCTCAAGGGCGGCCTCTGTTTCGGTTTCATGGACCCGGTATCCAATATCATCGTGAACACAGTATCCTACCGACATCCGCCGACGGGAATCGgggcgaggaagaggaagagaagggagCGGTCGGCCAAGGCGTGGAGGAAGGCTATCCTGTCTAGAATCGTCACGGATATCAGCAACGTGTCCAGCAGCGGTCCGGAGCCGACCCTCCTCCCCACCGTGAGCATTGCTGTGCGGTCCCTGCAATCCTTGGTCGCCTTCCTCGTCTGCAACTTCTGCTACCTCTTCACTGCAACGGCGCTGGAGTACCTCCTCTTGGCCAAGGGCCAAGGCCGACCTGCTCACCGCCGTGCAGCTGATCCAGCAGGACCGTGACTCTGACACTTTCAGGGTAGCATCCCCTGTCGCCAAATTAGCCCTTTCATGTGCCGCGCTTGCTGGGTGCCACCCCAAGCCCAGTGTCCTTGCGGCTGATTTTGGCAGGCGATTTATCATCATCTGGACCTGGTCTCCAATGCCCTGGCGGCAGCAGATAGGATCATGCTCTGTACATGCATCAGGGACATGTATGCCTTGCTCAAGAACCTCTCACAAGAACCTACAAACCAGACAGATCCTTTGAGGCTTGCTACTGACCGAATAGTCAAGGAGGTGGCAGCGGAGAAGCCACGTGTCATAGGTGCAAGGATCATGAGGAGTATCCTTTTGGATCAGATCCATGGGTTCTACATTGTGGCACTCGCTCGCCTGCCGAGGGAAGGCTTGCAGCGGCACCACACCGTAGTCTCCTCAAGGCAGGGCACTACTACGGACCAATGGACCATGTCTCCAACATTATTCTCAACACCATTTGGTATGAcaaagtcttttttttttacctgaaACAGTAGGAGAGGTTCCTATATCAATAATAATAAAGTTACACTTTACATATTTACATGCAAGGACATGCCCCTGCAGGAAACTTAAAACAAACCAATCAAAGAATCAAAGGAGGGTTTAAGGGAATGAGGCACCCTAAAGCCAACAAGAGTCAAATCCGATGTAAATTTTGCCAGACAATTCTGAAAACTGGCTCTTTCTCCCTCAAATGTCAGCTTATTTCTAGTCTTCCAGATATTCCAGGCCGCAAGAGAAAACACTTCAAAGAATAGAAGATTATTGAATCGCTGTCTAATTCTAGGGAGTGCTTCAACACAGGAAGAGTGTGCAGGCCAGCGGATATTGATGTGTTGCCAATACCTTGTACTAAATGAGCAATACAGGAAAAGATGCTCCGGAGTTTCCTCACTATCAGTACTGCAAAGGATACAGGCCAAACTTGAATCAATGTTGTAATGTCGCCGGGATAGCATATTTCTGGTGTTGAACTGAGAAGCAGCCACATGAAAATTTTAATCTTTGGAGAAAGATTGGATTTCCAAATCCACTTAAAAGGTGTTGGAGGAAATCCACTTAAAAGGTGTTGGAGGAATGATATTCCTGAAACAATAATTATAGAATTTGCTGGCCGAAAAGAAAGATCCCCAAATGGGAACCCAATTATCTGCTCTCCATTGAGTAATATCAGCTTTCACAACCAGATCATCTAATTCATGCATCTCTGCTAGAGCTTCAGGAGAGATTGGAGTAAAGAAAGCAGTTCCAATAGAACCAAGATCACAATATTTCTCAATAGAGATATCTTCCTCTCTGTTATAGGAAAATAAACAAGCAAATTTTTGAGAGAGACACCCATCAGACCAAGAATCCTTCCAGAGAAGAATAGAATCACCCCTGCCTGGTTTACAGGAGGTAATTCCTCTAAAAATAGGGATGGCTTTCCACCAAAAAGACCCCACAGGGGCTAGGGCATGGGGTACATCATCATGGTAATAAGTTTCCCAAAGAAGGTTAACCCAGTGGATATTCTCCTTGTTAAAGAACTTGAAGAGATGTTTTAGAAGCAGACCCTGGTTTTGAACTCTTAAGATTTAAAACACCAAGACCACCATGCTTTTATGTCTAGAAACCTTATCCCATGCAGCTAGAGCATTGTTAGATTCACCATTTGCAGATTTCTTACTCCATAAACACCTCCTTCTTATCTTGTCAATGTGATCCACAATCTTAACCGGCAAATGAAGTGAGCACATGGTGTAGGTAGCCATTGAAGAGAGAACAGAATTGATAATTGTCAGTTTCCCCCCATAGGAGAGTAGTGTTGTTGTACTAGACATTCTTCTCTCAATTCTATCCACCGGTGGGAGAAAATCAGTATGATCTTCAATATGATCTTCTGCGGCCTATTAATTCGCCAGCAACTTGGTGATAAACTTAAGAGTGATCTTCCCGATTCAGTTATCAGCAGGAAAACATTCTGCACTCGTGCCCCAGAGCTGCAAGTTGTACAACCAATGTGATCGTTCTGCCTCGTACTATAAACCAAGCAAGATGACTGCTGCTCATTACATTGTTGCAATCTGCCTAGTTTCGTCGAATAGGCAGGCAAGAATGCAAGATGACTGCCTGAATGAGTTCCGGTGAGATGGAAGAATAATCTGTTAGCAGTAGTAAGGTAAGAAGATGATGTCCCCTTCCGCAGGTCAGCAATTAGCGAGCTGATCTTGCAGGGACTCCGGCCTGCCTTCCTGCAAGCAGTTCACCGGCGGCACGGTGAGCGTGGCCATCACGCCGTACGCGTTCCAGCAGTAAGGCGGCTGGTGGCCCAGCGGCGCCTCCAGGCTCCCTCCCCCTCCGGCCGGCAGCAGCTCGACGTCGTCCATGGTGATGCCGGTGCAGGCCACGCTGTCGCTGCACGCGAAGCggatcggcggcgccgcctcgccaTGGCCGGAGCCGGACGGTCTGTACGTGCCGCGGATGTCCCTGTACGTGACGCCCGCGACGCGCACGGCCGAGGTCTGGTTGGCgcacccgccgccggtgcAGTAGTACTGGTCGATGACGATGCAGTTCCTGACGTTCTCCATCCGGACGCCCACGAACTCCACCGCCGACAcggagccggcgccgccctgcCACGTCTTGATCCGGACGCCGTTGTCGGAGTCGAGGATCCGCGCGTTCCGGACCGTCACGTTGGACACGCAGGCCCGCGTGTTGCGCACGCCCAGGCTCCCGATGCTGCATTGCATATAGCAGGGTCACGGGCAGCAAAGCAATTCGCCGCGTCAGACGAACCACCGTGTTGGTACGATGGCAAACTACGCGACGAGCAGCAAAACATATATACCTGATGCCATGGCCGTGGCCGCACGTCACGTTCTCAATGTGGACGCCGGAGCAGCCGGCTCCAATGGAGATGCAGTCGTcgcctgcagcagcagatcacgggtcaggactcaggaggaTATAGATTGTTGTGGGCGGTTGTTTGCGTCCATTGTATTTACGCTGCGCACCGTTGTTGATCCTGGAGTTGTATATCTGGACGGAGCTGGTGTTCTCGACGTGGACGCCGTCGGTGTTTGGGCTCAAGGCCGGCGAGCTGATGAAAAGGCCGTCGATGCGCACCTGCTCGCAGCCGTCAAACTTGAGGTGGAACTGCGGGCTGTTCTCGATCCTCAGGCCCTGCACCGTCACGTTGTTGCTCGCGAAGAACCGTACCAGCTGCGAAACCACTCAAACCGGACATATGTAGGTACGTAGCGATGGTGAAGAAGATGTATTGATGCTTGCcgtgagaaagaaaaaaaaacagagtgCAATCCAAGTGATCGGCGTGCTTACTGCAGGGCTGTCACATGGTACGCGTAACGTCGATCCATTGGGGCCCTGAACGCGACGAAAAATCACAGCCACAAATCAATGTTAGCAATTCCAGATTAAGCAATTCCAGATTTCTAGTTTTGATCTGTGAGTGGCCGGCGTACGTAATTTATGTATGTACCCTGTGAGGTTTGCACGGGAGGTTCCACCACTCCTCCCCGTTGCCCTCGATGGTGCCTCTGCCGTTGAGCGTCATGCCGTCGGCCTTGTAGAACGTTACCCATTGCCGCCGGCTGTCCGCCTCCGGCCAGCTCGCCGGCCCGTCTGGCGGCATCAGCACGCCATCAATCTAAAGCCGTCACGCAACGGACAAATGAACAACAGTGATCATAAAACATAGCCGTCCATATTGGAAAGACCTGATTACCTGGAAGGTGAGCCCGGGCTTGCAGGGGCCGGCGAAGACGGTGGAGGTGATGGTGAAGACGCCGTCTGAGGGCACGACCAGCGTGGCGGACCCGGCAGAGCACGCCGCCTTCCACGCCGCGCGGAACGCGCGCGTGTCGTTGGAGGACGagccgttgccgttgccgttgccTGACCCTGACGCGCCGAACGCCCTCACGTCGAATACGCTGCCGCCAGTGGTTGGCGGCTTCGAATTTGCCATGGCCGGAGGgagtggcgccggcggcagcattGGAGGCTTGGTAGGACCGAACGACGGGGGCTTTGCGGGGATCGCACGATGTGGTAGTGGTGCTGGTGAGTTGGCCGGAGCGTGCGCCGGCGA
The Brachypodium distachyon strain Bd21 chromosome 2, Brachypodium_distachyon_v3.0, whole genome shotgun sequence genome window above contains:
- the LOC100840511 gene encoding polygalacturonase At1g48100 produces the protein MPPDGPASWPEADSRRQWVTFYKADGMTLNGRGTIEGNGEEWWNLPCKPHRGPNGSTLRVPCDSPALVRFFASNNVTVQGLRIENSPQFHLKFDGCEQVRIDGLFISSPALSPNTDGVHVENTSSVQIYNSRINNGDDCISIGAGCSGVHIENVTCGHGHGISIGSLGVRNTRACVSNVTVRNARILDSDNGVRIKTWQGGAGSVSAVEFVGVRMENVRNCIVIDQYYCTGGGCANQTSAVRVAGVTYRDIRGTYRPSGSGHGEAAPPIRFACSDSVACTGITMDDVELLPAGGGGSLEAPLGHQPPYCWNAYGVMATLTVPPVNCLQEGRPESLQDQLANC